One genomic window of Punica granatum isolate Tunisia-2019 chromosome 1, ASM765513v2, whole genome shotgun sequence includes the following:
- the LOC116192089 gene encoding autophagy-related protein 8f, translated as MAKSYFKQEHDLEKRRAEAARIREKYPDRIPVIVEKAERSDIPNIDKKKYLVPADLTVGQFVYVIRKRIKLSAEKAIFIFVDNVLPPTGAIMSAIYEEKKDEDGFLYVTYSGENTFGC; from the exons AAGCAGGAGCATGATCTCG AGAAGAGACGGGCGGAGGCTGCGAGGATCAGGGAGAAGTACCCGGATAGGATTCCT GTGATTGTGGAGAAAGCTGAGAGAAGTGATATCCCAAACATCGACAAGAAAAA GTACCTTGTCCCTGCAGACCTTACAGTCGGACAATTTGTATATGTCATTCGCAAAAGGATCAAACTCAGTGCAGAAAaggccatttttatttttgtggaCAATGTTCTCCCACCAACAG GGGCAATCATGTCTGCAATATATGAAGAGAAAAAGGATGAAGACGGGTTCCTTTATGTCACTTACAGCGGAGAGAACACATTCGGGTGCTAG
- the LOC116198897 gene encoding L-lactate dehydrogenase B-like has product MQKSSSNSSLGPGGLDLSQAFFKPIQSVAPPSATSRRTKVSIVGAGNVGMAIAQTILTQDLVDELALVDAKPDMLRGEMLDLQHAAAFLPRTRILASTDYSVTECSDLCIVTAGARQMPGESRLGLVQRNVALFRSIIPPLAKFSPDSVILIVSNPVDVLTYVAWKLSGFPPNRVIGSGTNLDTSRFQFLLADHLDVNAQDVQAYIVGEHGDSSVALWSSISVGGVPILSFLDKHQIPYEKQMLEGIHEKVVGGAYEVINLKGYTSWAIGYSVASLARCITRDQRRIHPVSVLARGFYGIKDEDIFLSLPVQLGRSGVVGVANVCMTDEEAGRLRASAEAILEVQSQLGI; this is encoded by the exons atgcAGAAGAGCAGCTCGAACTCGTCACTGGGCCCGGGCGGCCTCGACTTGTCCCAGGCCTTCTTCAAGCCCATCCAGAGCGTTGCTCCACCATCTGCGACCAGCCGCCGCACCAAGGTATCCATTGTCGGGGCTGGGAATGTCGGGATGGCCATAGCCCAGACGATTCTGACCCAGGACTTGGTGGACGAGCTCGCCCTCGTGGACGCCAAGCCTGACATGCTCCGAGGCGAGATGCTGGACCTTCAGCATGCTGCTGCATTCCTTCCCCGGACCCGGATCCTTGCCTCCACGGATTACTCTGTGACAGAGTGTTCGGACCTCTGCATAGTCACTGCCGGGGCTCGTCAGATGCCGGGGGAGTCCAGGCTGGGACTGGTGCAGCGTAACGTGGCCCTGTTCCGGAGCATCATCCCACCCTTGGCAAAGTTTTCCCCAGATTCAGTCATCTTGATCGTGTCGAACCCAGTGGATGTGCTGACCTATGTGGCGTGGAAGCTGTCAGGGTTCCCGCCAAACCGGGTCATTGGTTCGGGCACAAACCTGGACACATCGAGGTTTCAGTTCTTGCTCGCGGATCATCTAGATGTCAATGCTCAGGATGTGCAG GCTTACATAGTGGGCGAGCACGGGGACAGCTCGGTGGCGCTTTGGTCGAGCATAAGCGTGGGTGGCGTCCCGATCCTTAGCTTCCTCGACAAGCATCAGATCCCATATGAGAAACAGATGCTGGAAGGCATCCACGAAAAGGTGGTGGGGGGTGCCTACGAGGTGATCAACCTCAAAGGCTACACCTCCTGGGCCATCGGCTACTCTGTTGCGAGCCTGGCCCGATGCATCACTCGCGATCAGAGGAGGATCCACCCTGTGTCAGTCCTCGCGAGGGGGTTCTACGGGATCAAGGACGAGGACATCTTCCTCAGCCTGCCGGTTCAGCTGGGCCGCAGTGGGGTTGTCGGCGTGGCCAATGTGTGCATGACTGATGAGGAGGCGGGGCGGCTCAGGGCCTCGGCTGAGGCCATCTTGGAAGTTCAGAGTCAACTGGgcatttga
- the LOC116209318 gene encoding 14 kDa proline-rich protein DC2.15-like, protein MASKCLASSAFILSLNLLFFSFVGSSHVPSRQAPCVPTTPKVPGHHSQPAVPACPRDALKFGVCANLLRDLVHLVMGTPPKTPCCSLLSGLADLEAAACLCTAIKANILGLNLNVPVSLSLLLHYCGMQVPYGFKCA, encoded by the coding sequence ATGGCTTCAAAGTGCCTAGCATCATCTGCATTCATCCTCTCCCTCaacctcctcttcttctctttcgtTGGCTCGTCTCATGTTCCGTCCCGCCAGGCACCTTGCGTGCCCACGACCCCGAAAGTCCCGGGTCACCACTCTCAGCCCGCAGTGCCTGCTTGCCCCAGGGATGCACTTAAGTTTGGGGTGTGTGCAAACCTGCTGCGTGATTTGGTCCACTTGGTCATGGGAACCCCTCCGAAGACTCCTTGCTGCAGCCTGCTCTCTGGACTTGCAGATCTCGAAGCTGCTGCCTGTCTCTGCACTGCCATCAAAGCTAACATCCTCGGGCTTAACCTTAATGTTCCCGTGTCGCTCAGTTTGCTGCTGCATTACTGTGGAATGCAGGTGCCCTATGGCTTCAAGTGTGCCTAG